From Streptomyces sp. NBC_00775, one genomic window encodes:
- a CDS encoding NUDIX hydrolase: protein MIVWINGAFGAGKTTTARELIELIPNSTLFDPEVIGGALTHLLPPKRLAEVGDFQDLPIWRRLVVDTAAAMLAELGGVLVVPMTLLRQEYRDEIFGGLAARRIPVRHVLLAPAETILRERIAGRAVPPDLPDGDLRVRQWSYDHIEPYRAALASWLTADAHPVDTSALTPYDTALRIADAVRTGDVPVCDIVQTPEPTAETVAAGVLLFDEQDRVLLVDPTYKAGWEFPGGVVEPGEAPARAGMREVTEETGITLDDVPALLVVDWESPVPPGFGGLRLLFDGGRLDTAAAQRLLLPGPELRDWRFVTEREAADLLPPVRYERLCWALRARERGAALYLEAGIPVG from the coding sequence GTGATCGTCTGGATCAACGGTGCGTTCGGTGCGGGGAAGACAACCACCGCACGGGAACTGATCGAGCTGATCCCGAACAGCACGCTCTTCGACCCCGAGGTCATCGGCGGCGCACTCACGCACCTGCTGCCGCCCAAACGCCTCGCCGAGGTCGGCGACTTCCAGGACCTGCCGATCTGGCGACGCCTGGTGGTCGACACCGCGGCCGCCATGCTCGCCGAACTCGGCGGCGTCCTCGTGGTCCCGATGACCCTGCTCCGCCAGGAGTACCGCGACGAGATCTTCGGCGGCCTCGCCGCGCGCCGGATACCCGTACGCCATGTGCTCCTCGCCCCGGCGGAAACGATCCTGCGCGAGCGAATAGCCGGGCGCGCGGTGCCCCCGGACCTGCCCGACGGTGACCTGCGCGTGCGCCAGTGGTCCTACGACCACATCGAGCCCTACCGGGCCGCGCTCGCCTCCTGGCTCACCGCCGACGCCCACCCCGTGGACACCAGCGCGCTCACCCCGTACGACACCGCCCTGCGCATCGCCGACGCCGTACGCACCGGGGACGTACCCGTGTGCGACATCGTGCAGACGCCCGAACCCACCGCGGAGACCGTCGCCGCGGGGGTGCTCCTCTTCGACGAGCAGGACCGGGTGCTGCTCGTCGACCCGACGTACAAGGCCGGCTGGGAGTTCCCCGGCGGCGTCGTCGAACCCGGCGAGGCGCCCGCGCGCGCGGGCATGCGCGAGGTCACCGAGGAGACCGGCATCACCCTCGACGACGTGCCCGCCCTCCTCGTCGTCGACTGGGAATCGCCCGTGCCCCCCGGTTTCGGCGGTCTGCGGCTGCTCTTCGACGGCGGTCGGCTCGACACCGCGGCGGCCCAGCGGCTGCTGCTGCCCGGGCCCGAGCTGCGTGACTGGCGCTTCGTCACGGAGCGGGAGGCGGCCGATCTGCTGCCGCCGGTGCGCTATGAACGGCTGTGCTGGGCGCTGCGGGCGCGCGAGCGTGGGGCGGCGCTCTATCTGGAGGCCGGGATTCCGGTCGGCTGA
- a CDS encoding carbohydrate ABC transporter permease, with amino-acid sequence MTADIRASAPTRTVAASASSSTPHRPSRRGRFGVHIFLMAVSLAFLAPLLLAVYASLRPYEETAQHGYFSFPRHLSFAYYRRAYTESGMGKYFTNTLLIAVPGVLITLFLASFVAFAVSRLKLRGGLVLLMFFTAGNLLPQQVIVTPLYVLFNKIPLPWWMSDSQMMYDSYWAVIIVNIGFQLGFCVFVLANFMRTLPQEILEAAIVDGAGVWTQFWRITLPLCRPALAALGTLEFTWIYNDFLWALIFISNPDKLPITSSLNNLRGQFFTDYNLLAAGSVLVALPTILVFLLLQRHFIAGLTLGSTKG; translated from the coding sequence ATGACAGCCGACATCCGCGCCAGTGCGCCCACCCGTACGGTCGCCGCGTCCGCGTCGTCGTCCACGCCCCACCGGCCTTCGCGTCGCGGCCGCTTCGGGGTGCACATCTTCCTGATGGCCGTCTCCCTGGCCTTCCTCGCACCACTCCTGCTCGCCGTCTACGCCTCACTGCGGCCGTACGAGGAGACGGCGCAGCACGGCTACTTCTCGTTCCCCAGGCACCTGTCGTTCGCGTACTACCGCCGGGCCTACACGGAGTCCGGCATGGGCAAGTACTTCACCAACACGCTCCTGATCGCCGTGCCAGGTGTGCTGATCACCCTCTTCCTGGCCTCGTTCGTCGCCTTCGCGGTCTCCCGTCTGAAGCTGCGCGGCGGCCTGGTGCTCCTGATGTTCTTCACGGCGGGCAATCTGCTGCCCCAGCAGGTGATCGTCACCCCGCTGTACGTCCTGTTCAACAAGATCCCGCTGCCGTGGTGGATGTCCGACTCCCAGATGATGTACGACTCCTACTGGGCCGTCATCATCGTCAACATCGGCTTCCAACTGGGCTTCTGCGTCTTCGTGCTCGCCAATTTCATGCGGACGCTGCCGCAGGAGATCCTGGAGGCCGCGATCGTCGACGGCGCGGGCGTCTGGACCCAGTTCTGGCGCATCACTCTCCCGTTGTGCCGCCCGGCCCTGGCAGCTCTGGGCACCCTCGAATTCACCTGGATCTACAACGACTTCCTCTGGGCCCTGATCTTCATCTCGAACCCGGACAAACTGCCGATCACGTCATCGTTGAACAATCTGAGGGGTCAGTTCTTCACCGACTACAACCTCCTCGCGGCGGGCTCGGTCCTCGTCGCCCTCCCGACGATCCTGGTGTTCCTGCTGCTGCAACGGCACTTCATCGCGGGGCTGACGCTGGGGTCGACGAAGGGGTGA